From Vigna angularis cultivar LongXiaoDou No.4 chromosome 11, ASM1680809v1, whole genome shotgun sequence:
attatgATTATGAAATTGTCTAATAATGTATTGGGATCGAAAATTTTAAAGagataattaatttgttttaacttgaaatattttataataaaatatgttgttcTGGTAagcaattataaaaaatttaaaatttaaaatttaaaaatatcattaaaataattaaattgcttaaaataatattttttattgaaaacgtTATTTGTTTGAGCAAGACCGACACCCTTgtatactattatttatttatttattgttttatattagtTAGAATTCTCTCAACTAAGGcatagaaaatattttcttatatttgtaaattatttttttatgttgccattattattttattgatattttgtagtaaatatttttatcaaatattttgcAGATATTTTGTGTAAATTATTATGTTTGTTTCCTTTAACATTAAGTGAAAAACTTTCAAcctaacattaaaatatatacaattttatcatttttaagattaattaattaaaataaaagaaataatatatatatatatatatttatatatatatataattttttgtcaaattaaaaaaattatgcataCGTGAGATAAGTTATTcagatattttgaaatataaaacaagtattcaattattttattaaatacataaaaaagttacttttattcattaaaaatatgaaaatattcaattaacaagtagtattaaataaaattactaaataatataacctttttatatattgatgtaattaaataaataaatttttatttatcaaaagaTAAATATGTGTTTACTATATACGACAATATGACATAAAAGGCTCCAGAATCTTTAAAGTAAACTATCAAAACTGACAGTTGAACGTTTAAGATTTTGATTAAGAAAATTCAAAAGTCGAAACTgttagaaaattgaaaattaacattaaacatTAGAAAATTAGGGTTATAtaaaaggataatgatactttcataatattctttttataacattttaatattatttacatgtcattttatgattggttaaaaattactccacaattaataataataatcataaatattaatatgaatCAATCACATACTAACACATGTacgatattaaaatgttgtaaaagtATCGTTATCTTGTAAAAGAACTTTCATTTGTGGAGAATCGAAGgttgaaaatattaaagtatCTTCGAAAAGTAAGACTGAAACTGGTaggaaaattgaaaatatttgtttattctttttccCAATTCATTTGAAagttgaaaatttataatttgtttattaaaataatgcggttacatatttataaatacatgtttctTATAACAAACGGTGTTCTGTCATGAAAAACGGTGTTCAGGACATAAACCAGTTTAGTAAAAGGAAAGAGTGAAACGGTGTTGGCGCGTAGTGTGTAACCGTAACTGTAACTGTAAGTGTAACTGTaggttattatatatatgtatgtagtGGTTGCCCAAATCGAAAGCTAGGGTTAACTTCATTCCTTAAGTATTTTCTTTCCCTTTGGGTTTGGTTTGAAATGGAAACCATGGACGCTCAACTCGAAGTTGAAGACTGGGAGTTTCTCCATCCAAACGACGACGTTCCCATCGTCTTCGCCGGGCCCACGCTCAACGCCATCCGCCACGACCACTTCGCCCTCCTCCCTGAAGATCATCAACCCAATTCCAATTCCAATTCCAATTCCGATTCCAATTCCAATTCCGATTCCAATTCCAATTCCACTTCCAATTCCGATGTCGATCGCAACTTCGATGATTCCTATGTCGCCAATCAGATTTTCTCCAATACCACCGCTCCATGGACTGCAGATTCCGATTCCGACACGGCCACCGCGGTGACGGTGCCCGAGGCGGGGCCTGCGGTGGTGGAGAGTTTGAACGCGGAAGAAGAGCAAGGAGAGAATCGAGAAGTAGAGGAAGTGAAAGAGGAGGGGGAGGAGAAAAGATTGGTGTGGTGGAAGGTTCCGTTTGAAGTGTTGAGGTGTTGGGTGAACCCTCTGCCTCTGCCTCTGCCTCTCCCTGTCTGGTCTCTCTCTgtggctgctgctgctgcttttCTCGGACTCCTCTTCCTTGGTAGGAGGTTGAACAGAATGAAGCGCAAGACTCAGACCTTGAAGCTCAACCTTGCTCTCGATGATAAGGTCCTTGCTTCCTtcatacacatacatatatacacccATACATACATTGTTTTGAAGAcgtaattgtttatttttttttgaactgTGACagagatttttgaaaattaagcaTTTTCCATAGCATGTGTGATTGGTCAAGTTTATTTTGCTTGTGTAGTTGTTTGTCTAATGAATGGAACTTGGGCTTGGCGGAAGAGGTTAGGTGGCAAAATGGGCTAGTCGAACAAATAGACTTTGTTGTTTATGTCCGAATAATCAAATCATACTACAAAAGCCTACGTTTAGTTCAGGATCAAAATTAAAAGCCGAAGCCCTATATTTTTTTAGGTGTGCTTGGGTCAACCAAATTAGCGTAACCCGTTTTGATACCTATAGGCGTTGTTCTAACTCGTATCGAGTATTTGACtgtcttaaattatttttcttttaaaataagtatgATGCCTTttagacagaaaaaaaaaagatgtttctcTTTATCAAAGAATAATAAGCTGTGACTTTTGGAAAATTAGCAAGTGTGTTTGGTTTGGATTATTTTCAAGAGATAATTGCTTGCTTGTCTTTAGGGATTTATTCCTGAAATTTGAGTGTTAATTTTTCCTGAACATGCATTGATTAGCTGCTATAAATTGGTTGGGATTGACTGTGGTGACTAAGCATGCTTAAAGTTAAATTGTTGAATGGGTACATATATAATTCGATTCCTGAAGATGTTACTCGGCGTGGTTACTTTGATTACTCCAATGTTTTGTCTTGTACATGATTTGGCAGTTTCGGAGATTGCTTTGCATATATGCAGGGACTTTTAAGGATAAATACAATCcaagaacatattttttgggAATAAATTGTATGTTTACTCAATAGTGTTTGCTGATTTTTGTTACATAATGACAATATAATGACAATATATGTCTCATCTCAAATTGGCTGCTGGTATCCGTAAGAAAATTAATTGTAAATTCTACATCCAGGTCTATGTTTTATGCTATTGACTTTAATGCTGATCAAAAAACGAGAGAGAATGACTTATGCATTATGCTGGAATTTCTTGTGGTAGCAACTAAATTTTATGAATCGGAACATGATTAGATCGAGATtctcaattaataaaaaaggtgTGTTTAATCTGCTGTTGTGCCACTATCACTACTAACTCTTGAGCAGTTTTGGACAGTTCATCAACTTTTTGGTAAATACTGAAACCAAAAGAGGGCTGAAGTTTATTGTCTGTGTGATTGTGTGTTGTCTTTTGGGCACATTTAGTTGGAGGAGTAGACTGATCTCATCTTTAAGGTTTACCCTTCAACATATTATGGAGTACAGTATTGTCCATGGGTTCTCTATGGCGTTTTAACTTTTCTTCACTCTGGAGTTTTTGTTCTCCCCTTTAGTATCTAGAATTTTTGTGACGATGTGAGCAGAAGCCAATGCGGGCTCTTGATTCAGTAGAGTTCATCGGGCGAATGGTAGCCAATCAATTGAGGTAGTGGAAGACTTAAGAAACCCTCGTCTATAAGTTTTTAGCGCCAACTTTGTTCTTGTTTGAATAAAGTGGAGTCGTCCGTGTATATTTAGCCTAACCAACCTTGTGGAAATAACTTTCATTTCCATTGTacctagattttttttttcaattttgaggTTGTCTGTTCTTTCCCCAAGTTCCACTTTATGCATTTTGTCTCCAATGCTAATTCTTATCAAATAAATGCGTCATTTGTTGGAGGTGGCTATATGTAATAATAAAGGGTACCTTATGTATTCATTCAGTTAACCAAAATATGGTATTTGAACCTTAAATTCAGGAGAACTGAGAGAGAGTAAGACAAATGCAAATATGCTTGCGTAGCCTATATCTGCTTGATATCTGTCTTGGATAAGTTCTTATTCTATTTGTGCCCTGCACATCGTGGGTCAATATGCTGCCTTTTAAAGAATGCAGACCATGTTTAGTGTGTGGAGCAATCGGTACTTGTTTCACTGCAGTTCATCagttaaaaaatgtttgtggagatcataaattaaaaaaatcgtGACTTCAAATATTATGATTTGAAGTTGTTGAGCAGTGGTCATGCATCCATACATCCATACAAACTTACATGCATATGATGGTTTTGTTGGTACTTGTCTATGTggtaatatattaaattttgtgggTCTCTCAAAACAACTTTTTCAGAAGGTGTCTCAGCTCATGGGTCGTGTAGCACGTCTTAATGAAGCATTTTCAGTGGTGAGACGTGTTCCAATAGTGCGACCACCATCTCTGCCAGCTTCAAGTGTGACTCTGAGGCCTGTGATGAGCATGAGATGAAGGGATTTACAGATTACATGGTTGAAAGTAGTGTGAAATgcaataataattgtttaatacTAACTCTTGTATGAATCATGTACGTACGTATGTTGTATCTATTACGTGTGTGGAACTTGGATTTTATGAAGCTTTTCAGCAGCTTCTTGTATATCATTATATCCTATCATATTACTTTTCAATGTCTTCCCAATGTTTGTGCTGCCAAGCTTACTTTTTGTTATGATAAATTACAGGCTAGTTTCCAGTTATGATTGTTAACTTCCAAATTCACAGAAGTAATGGATTGTGTCAGTGCTATtggttttattataatatttgaatttgttttctctATTTCCATCTCATCATTCATCTAAcatatattttggattatattcTACTTTAAGTCAGTcatttatgattatatatatttattgttcgTAGTACATTCACTTTCAAACAAGTAAAACATGATTTAAAGTTTCAATAGAATATTTTTGTTgcactaaaataattttaagttttaatttataattaatatttatttttgaaatcattaattatataaattggttatattaatttctttcctatctatttaagtattttttgaaaacttatcgagataaattataaaataagaaaagaatgtATTCATGTGgtaaatgtttttgaaatatcacacattcccatgaaaaaaaaaatctgaactGAGAGAAGGTTGTGGAAGTTGAAATAATGgagattaatttaaattgattggTGAAAATTTCAGAAGATGATAAATTAGAAGGGAAGATGAAATCTATTTCACCAAATCCAACCCATCTATTGTTGATCAA
This genomic window contains:
- the LOC108333996 gene encoding uncharacterized protein LOC108333996, whose protein sequence is METMDAQLEVEDWEFLHPNDDVPIVFAGPTLNAIRHDHFALLPEDHQPNSNSNSNSDSNSNSDSNSNSTSNSDVDRNFDDSYVANQIFSNTTAPWTADSDSDTATAVTVPEAGPAVVESLNAEEEQGENREVEEVKEEGEEKRLVWWKVPFEVLRCWVNPLPLPLPLPVWSLSVAAAAAFLGLLFLGRRLNRMKRKTQTLKLNLALDDKKVSQLMGRVARLNEAFSVVRRVPIVRPPSLPASSVTLRPVMSMR